TGATTATAAAGGAAGCTATAGAAAATGCTTACTCAGAAGATGGAGTTCTAATCTTTGGAGATATAGGAAGTTCAATTTTAAATAGTGAAATGGCAATAGAGTTTTTAGATGAAGAATATAATAGAAGTAAAATAAAAATAGCTGATGCACCAATAGTAGAAGGAACACTTATAGCTATGTCTATAAATGATGGGAAAACTTC
Above is a window of Fusobacterium varium DNA encoding:
- the dhaM_1 gene encoding PTS-dependent dihydroxyacetone kinase, phosphotransferase subunit dhaM; translated protein: MVGIVIVSHSKKLAHEIIELCNEMKKYDFPVINGSGTTGNHLGSDPMIIKEAIENAYSEDGVLIFGDIGSSILNSEMAIEFLDEEYNRSKIKIADAPIVEGTLIAMSINDGKTSLEDILEELKDLKNFNKV